In a genomic window of Vicinamibacteria bacterium:
- a CDS encoding DASS family sodium-coupled anion symporter, with product MSKGGYRRESIGLVLGPLVFTALLLLPLGEVPQPAQRMMAVAALMAIFWVSEAIPLAATSLFPLALYPVLGLGSASESSAPYANHLVFLFLGGFMLAQAMQRWGLHRRMALQIVRWVGTSPSRLVLGFMCASGFLSMWVSNTATVAMMMPIGFAVVQQAAETVGRESKIDVRPGRFHFGVDLMLGIAYGSSIGGVATLIGTPPNVLLAGTMAETHGIEISFLKWLAFGLPLSAVFLPLTWLWLTKIVFPLEIDSIPGGGEQIEVAMRRLGPLTTPEKRLAVVFGLTAAAWTFAPIWTAWIPTGDLVTDSTIAMIATVLLFVLPAGNGERLLDWEAASKLPWHVVLLFGGGFSLAAGFERSGLSTWVGEGLIAFERAPLLLFIVVVVTLLVTLTEFASNTASAAMSIPLLAATADTMGISPLLLAIPATVAASCAFMLPAATPPNAIVFGTGYFTVPQLAKAGIGVNLLGIVLVSLFTWFLARPIFGI from the coding sequence GTGAGTAAGGGCGGATATCGCCGAGAGAGCATCGGGCTCGTTCTCGGCCCGCTGGTATTCACGGCTCTGCTTCTCTTGCCGCTCGGCGAAGTTCCCCAACCGGCACAGCGCATGATGGCGGTAGCCGCACTGATGGCCATCTTCTGGGTGAGCGAGGCGATCCCGCTCGCCGCGACCTCCCTCTTTCCCCTGGCGCTGTACCCCGTGCTCGGCCTTGGCTCGGCGTCCGAATCCTCCGCCCCCTACGCCAACCACCTCGTGTTCCTGTTCCTTGGAGGCTTCATGCTGGCCCAGGCGATGCAGCGGTGGGGCCTGCACCGGCGAATGGCGCTCCAGATCGTCCGATGGGTCGGTACTTCCCCATCGCGCCTCGTGCTCGGCTTCATGTGCGCCTCGGGGTTCCTCTCGATGTGGGTTTCCAACACCGCAACGGTGGCCATGATGATGCCCATCGGCTTCGCCGTCGTTCAACAAGCCGCCGAGACCGTGGGTCGCGAATCGAAGATCGACGTCCGGCCCGGCCGTTTCCATTTCGGAGTCGACCTCATGCTCGGGATCGCCTACGGCTCTTCGATCGGAGGGGTCGCGACGTTGATCGGGACGCCGCCCAACGTCCTCCTCGCGGGAACGATGGCCGAGACCCACGGCATCGAGATCTCTTTTCTGAAGTGGCTCGCCTTCGGTCTTCCCCTGAGCGCCGTGTTCCTGCCTCTTACCTGGTTGTGGCTCACGAAGATTGTTTTTCCGCTCGAGATCGACTCGATTCCCGGCGGCGGAGAGCAAATCGAAGTCGCGATGCGGCGACTCGGACCGTTGACAACGCCGGAGAAGCGGCTCGCAGTCGTGTTCGGACTGACCGCCGCCGCCTGGACGTTCGCTCCCATCTGGACCGCGTGGATCCCGACGGGTGATCTCGTCACTGACTCGACCATCGCCATGATTGCCACGGTGTTGCTGTTCGTGCTACCCGCGGGAAACGGCGAGCGGCTTCTCGATTGGGAAGCGGCTTCGAAGCTCCCGTGGCATGTCGTGCTCTTGTTCGGAGGGGGATTCTCCCTCGCGGCCGGATTCGAGCGAAGCGGCCTTTCGACCTGGGTGGGGGAAGGTCTCATCGCGTTCGAGCGGGCGCCCCTTCTCCTGTTCATCGTCGTCGTAGTGACACTCTTGGTGACTTTGACCGAGTTCGCCTCCAATACCGCCTCGGCCGCGATGTCCATACCGCTCCTCGCGGCGACGGCCGATACCATGGGTATCTCGCCGCTCCTTCTCGCGATCCCGGCGACCGTCGCCGCCTCGTGCGCTTTCATGCTCCCAGCGGCCACGCCGCCCAATGCGATCGTGTTCGGAACGGGCTATTTCACCGTGCCGCAGCTCGCAAAGGCCGGAATCGGCGTGAATCTGCTCGGCATCGTGCTCGTGAGCCTCTTCACGTGGTTTCTGGCTCGCCCGATCTTCGGGATCTGA